The window CCTATCCGAACGGCGTGCATGTCGTCGAGGTCGAGATCGAAACCGACACAGGCTTGACGCGCGTGGTGAAGTACAACGCGGTCAACGATTTCGGTACCGTGCTCAACCCGCTGCTGGTCGAAGGCCAGGTGCAGGGCGGCATCGTGCAGGGTCTCGGTCAGGTCCTGCTCGAAGGCGTCGTCTATGACGATGCGGGCCAGCTCGTCACCGGTTCTTTTATGGACTACGCCATGCCGCGTGCCCACGACGCGCCGATGATCGCCGTCGATAACCGTCCGGTACCGACCAAGACCAACCCGCTCGGCTCCAAGGGCTGCGGCGAAGCCGGCACGTCGGGCGGCCTGCCCGCCGTCGCGAATGCGGTGATCGACGCGCTCGCCGAATTCGGCATCAAGCATCTCGACATGCCGATGACGTCGTCGAAGATCTGGGAAGCGATCGAAAAGGCGAAGAGCGCGAAGGTGGCGTAAGCGCCCGCTCCCGGCTTAGGCTCCGCTCCCCCGGGTTACCGGCACAGTCTCTTATCCCTCCCCGTCTTCGGGGAGGGATAAGCGCAAGCTCCGCGACCTTCTTGCCCCACGCTGCATAGACACCCTGCCCGAAAGACGTTTGATTGACGGTTCGGGCCGCGATAAATCATAAGAACTGCCGGGAAGAAACGCCGATGACCCAACTGACCGACGCGCCGCCGACGCGGGGCGCGCCCGCCTCGCCGCTGCGCATGATCGGCGTGGTGTGTGCCGCGCATTTCATGTCGCACTACTTCATCATCATCCTGGCGCCGCTGCTGCCTTTCGTGCGCGCCGAGTATAACGTCAGTTACACCGAGATCGGCCTGGCGCTCACCACCTTCAACATCGTCTCCACGCTGCTGCAGACGCCCGCCGGCTTTCTGATCGACCGCCTCGGCGCGCGCCTCCTGCTGGTCGCAGGGCTGGTGCTCGGCAGCATGGCCTTTCTGCTCGCCGGCTTCGTCAACTCGTTCTGGTTTCTGGTGGCGATGTTCGCCCTCGCCGGCATCGGCAACACCGTCTATCACCCGGCCGATTATGCGCTGCTGTCGCGGCACGTCCCGGCGCAGCGCATCGGCCAGGCCTTCTCGATACACACCTTTTCCGGCGTCCTCGGTTCGGCGGTGGCGCCGCCGACGCTGCTGCTGATGCAGAGCGCATGGGGCTGGCGCGGCGCTTTCATCGGCGCCGGCATCATGGGCCTCGTTGTCGCTTTGGCGGTGCTGATGGTGCGGGAACAGGCGTCTGCCACGCCGGCCACACCGAAGCCTGGCGCGGCGCGCGACGGCAAGTCGGCGAGCTGGGACCTGCTGCTGTCACCGCCGATCCTGCTCAATCTTGTGTTCTTCATCCTGATTGCCGTGATGAACAGCGGCATGAGCAATTACTCGGTGGTCGCGCTCGGCGCGCTGTACGGAACGCCGGTGACGATTGCCAATACGGCGCTTACCGCGATGCTGACGCTCTCGGCCATCGGCGTGCTCGCCGGCGGCCTGCTGGTGACCCGTACGGCGCTGCATTCGACCGTGGCCGCGCTCGGCATCGCCGGCGCCGCCGTCGCGGCGGCCCTGATCGCCACGTTCGACTTCGGCACTCTGCTGCTGATTGCGGTGATGGCTGCGCAGGGCTTCTCGACCGGCATCATCGCGCCGTCGCGCGACATGATCGTGCGCGACGCCACCCCGGAAGGCTCCTTCGGCAAGGTGTTCGGCTTCGTCACCACCGGCTTCAATCTCGGCGGCATCGTCGCGCCGGTAATTTTCGGTGCGCTGATGGACGCCGGCAACCCGCGGCTGGTGTTCGTCGTTGTGGCGGCCGCCGCCCTGATCGCCATCCTGACCGTGACGACGCTGCCGAAGCGGCCCCGGGAGGCCGCATAAGTCCCTGACAACGCTGGCTTAAGGATTTTGCAATTCGGCGCGAGCGCGGGCTTGTCAAATCGGCCGAATTGTCCCATGTGAAGGCGCGGCGCGCGGGTTTCTTACCCGCTGGGCGGCCTCGCAAAGGTCCCCGCCCGCCCCTGCTGGGGAATGGTGTAACGGTAGCACAACAGACTCTGACTCTGTTTGTCTAGGTTCGAATCCTAGTTCCCCAGCCAGCCTCTCCGGGCACTCGCGCAGTTCTTGGAAACAGCACGTCGGCAGCCGCATTCGGTGGCTTCGGTATTCCGAAACTCCGCGCGCAGCCGCACACATCAGACGTGCAGGAATTTATCCTTGATGTCGGGGGTCGATCTCAGTGCGGCGCTGTCGCCGCTCCAGACCACCCGTCCCTTTTCGATGACGAAATGCCGGTCGGCAAAGTCGGCGAGCGCATCGACATTCTTGTCGATGACGATGATCGACTGGCCTTCGGATTTAAGCAGTCGGAGAACGCGCCAGATTTCCTGGCGGATAAGCGGTGCCAGGCCTTCGGTTGCTTCGTCGAGAACAAGCAGCTTCGGATTTGTCAGCAGCGCGCGGCCGATCGCCAGCATCTGCTGCTCGCCACCGGATAGTTGACTGCCAAGATTTCCTTGCCGTTCCTGAAGCCGGGGAAACAGCTTGTAGACTTCGGGCACCGACCAGCGGGCCCGGCCAGCGCGCGAGGCCGCCGTGGCCACCAGATTTTCCCGCACGGTCAGCGTGGGGAAAATCCGCCGGCCTTCCGGCACGAGGCCGATGCCGGCCTGCGCTATCCGGTACGGCGGATGCGACGCCGTGAAATTCTGGCCGTCAAACCGGATCAGCCCCGCGCGCTGCTCCTGCAATCCGATGATCGAGCGAACGGTCGTGGTTTTTCCCATGCCGTTGCGGCCGAGCAACGTGACGACCTCGCCCGCCGCGACTTCGAAGGAGATGTCGAACAGGACCTGCGCCGCGCCGTAGGAGGCCTTGAGACCATGGACCTGCAAAAGCGTCTCAGGCATGCGTCTCCTCCCCGAGATAGGCCGCACGCACTTCGGCATTGGCGCGGATGTCGGCCGGCGCGCCCGCCGCGATCATCCGGCCATAGACCAGCACGCCCACGCGATCGGCCAAGGCGAATACCGCCTCCATGTCGTGCTCAATCAGCGCGATGGTGATCCTGCCCTTCAAGGCCCGCAGAAGGTTGGTGATGTTCCGCGACTCGTCGTGGCTGGTGCCGGCCAGCGGTTCATCCAGCAGCAGCAGTTTGGGCTGCGTCGCCAGCGCAATGGCAACTTCGAGCTGACGCTTCTCGCCGTGGGACAGGCTGTCGGCCGGCACGTGATGACGGCCGTCAAGCCCGACCTCGTTCAGAATGGCACGGGCGGGTTCATTGAGACCTTCGTCATTTGCCACTCGGTCGAAGAAGCGGAAACTCGAATGCCGCCGCGCCTGGATCGCGGTCGCGACATTCTCCAACGCTGTGAAACGCGGGAGGATGGACGTGATCTGAAAGGATCGGGCCAATCCGGCCTTGACGCGGTCCGGCATCGATTGCTGCGTCACGTCGACGCCATTGAACAGGATCTGGCCGGAATCCGCAGACAACATGCCGGACAGCTGGTGAATGAGCGTCGTCTTGCCGGCGCCGTTCGGCCCGATGATGGCGAACAGCTCACCTTCAGCGATGTCGAAGCTGATGTCGTTGGTGACCTTGAGGGCCCCATAGCTCTTCGAGAGTTGCTGGACGGACAGAAGCGGCTTCACAAGCGCCTCCCGGAGCCGGGGAACAGTGCGATCAGGCCGTTGCGGGCAAAGAAAACCGTCAGGATCAGCAGCGGCCCGAACACAATCGGCCAATGCTCGGTCCATTGAGCCAGGTATTCCTCACCAATGAGAAAGACCGCGGCGCCCAGAATAACCCCATGCAGACTGCCGACACCGCCAAGCACGACGATGAACATGAGCTCCGCCGAGCGCTGCCACGTCATTGTCGACGGGCTGACGAAATTGGCCTGGTTGGCGAGCAGCACACCCGCCAGAGCCGTCACCGTGCCGGCAATCACGTAGGCGCACAGCCGATACTGCATCGGTTTGAAACCGATGGCCTGCATGCGCACTTCGTTCTCCCGCGTGCCCGCGAGCACACGTCCGAAATGCGAATGCACGATTCGTCGCAGCAGCAGGTACATCGCCAACAGAAAGCCGAACGCGACGAAGTACAGAGACCGGTCGGATTTGAAGATTTCGATCCCGAACAGGTCACTCCGCGCGGACAAGGTCATACCGTCGTCTCCGCCATATTGCGCCAGTGCGGTAACGACGAAGAACAGCATCTGACCGAAGGCCAGCGTGATCATGATGAAATACGCGCCCTGCGACCGGATGGCGATAATCCCGGTCGCAAAACTGAAGATGACTCCAGCAACGAGCGCCAGCGGCACGATGATGGCGATATTGGTAATGCCATGCGCCGCGAGGATCCCGACCGCGTAAGTGCCGATGCCGAGATAGGCGGCGTGCCCCAGGCTGATCATGCCCGCCTGCCCGATCAGCAGATCCAGCGCGATCGCGGCGGTGGCAAGAATAACCACGCGCGTCATGAGCGACAGCACGTAGCTCTCGCTTCCGAGGCGCGCAATGAAGGGAACGCACAGCAGACAACCAAAGATCAGAATCGGCAGAATGACATCCGCCTTCCGGCGGAGCAGCGTGGCATCGCTTGCCGCGGACGCGGCTTTTTCCTCTGTTACAAGGCTCATCGGCGCACCGGGAAAAGGCCTGCGGGCCGTACCGCGAGTGTAGCCGCCATGAGGATGTAGACCAGCATCGGCGCCACGGCCCGGCCGCTCTGGCTCGCCGCAGCCGGATCGAGCATGAGCTTCAGCAGAGGCACGGCGATGGAGCGGCCCAGCGTTTCGACAATCCCGACAAGGATCGCGGCAATGAAAGCCCCGCGGATCGAACCGATACCGCCAACCACAATCACGACGAAAGCGAGAATCAATACGTTGTCGCCCATGCCGGGCTCGACGCTGAGCAGCGGCGCGATGATGGCGCCGGCAAACCCCGCCAGCATGGCGCCAAAGCCGAACACCAATCTGAACAGCAGCTTGATGTTCACGCCAAGAGCCGAGACCATATCGGCACTGGTCGATCCGGCGCGGATCAGCATGCCAAGCCGCGTATGGCCGACCACGACATACAGCAACGCTGCCACGGCAAGGCCGGAGGAAATGATGACGATGCGCCACACAGGATAGTTCAAGCCATCGAACAGCTCGATGGCGCCCGACAGCGCCGGCGGAATGTCGACCGAGATCGGCGAGACGCCCCAGATCATCCGCACCGCCTCGGACAGAAAGATGATGACGCCGAAAGTGGCCAGAACCTGATCAAGATGCGACCGCGAATATAGATGCCGGAATATCAACAGCTCGAGGGCCAGCCCCAGCAGCAGCGCCGCCGGCAGCGCCAGGAGTAGCCCCACCACATATGAACCCGTAGCCGCCGCGATCGTCGCCAGAAGATATGCGCCGATCATGTACTGAACGCCGTGCGCCAAATTGAGAAAGTCCATGACGCCGAAAACCAGCGTCAGGCCCGCGGCAATTAGAAATAGAATCAGGCCAAGCTGAATGCCGTTCAGCAGCTGTACCGCGGCAAGTGTTGGCGACATTCGGCACTCCGGAAAAAAGAAGCGACTGCACGCCTAAGGGCATGCAGTCGCCGGGTCGGATCAGAGAGGGCATTCGCCGACGTAGCGGTCGGCATAATTCTCGAACACCTTCTCAACGATCTGCGTCTCGAACTTGCCGTCGGCACGCTTGCCGACCTTCGTAAGGTAGAAGTCCTGAATCGGGAAGCCGTTGCGGTTGATCTTGAACGGTCCGCGCAGCGACACGAAATCCGCCTTGCGCAGCGCAGCCTGCAGGGCAGCCTTGTTGCTCAGATCGCCCTTCACCGCCTTCACCGCGGAATCGATCAGCATGATGGCGTCATAAGCCTGCATGGCGTAGGTCGCCGGCACCGCGTTGTAGGCCTTTACGTAAGCATCGACGAACTTCTGGTTCTGCGGCGTTTTGAGGTCCGGCGCCCAGTTCGAGCCGGCCTGCATGCCCAACGCAGCCTCACCTTGCGCCGGCAGAGTCGCCTCATCCACGGTGAAGGACGACAGCACCGGAATACGCGAGGCGAGTCCGGCCTGGGTGTATTGCTTGACGAAGTTGACGCCCATGCCGCCGGCGAGGAACACGAAAACCGCATCGGGCTTCATGTCAGCGATCTTTGTCAGTTCGGACTGGAAATCGAGCGTGTTGAGCGGAACGTAGTTCTCTTCGAGAATCTCGCCCTTGTAATCAATCTTGAAACCGGCGATCGCATCCTTGCCGGCCTGATAGTTGGGCGCCATCAGGTACATCTTCTTGTAGCCGCGGCTCTGTGCAACCTTGCCGGAAATCTGATGGACCTGGTCGTTCTGGTACGAGGTCGAGAAGAAATACGGGCTGCAGGACTTGCCGGCGAGTGCCGACGAACCGGCGTTCGGGCTGATGAGGATGGTCTGCGAGTCGGCGACCGGCTTGATGATCGCGCCGAGAACGTTCGACAGGATCGGGCCGACGACAAAATTCACCTTGTCGCGATCGATGAGCCCCTTGACCTTGGTGGCCGCAACATCCGGCTTGGCCTCGTCGTCAGCCACAAATACTTCGACTTCGCGTCCGCCGATCTTGCCGCCAAGTTCCTTGAGCGCCAGATCGAAACCATTCTTGGACTGCACGCCGTTGGCGGCAACCGGGGTCGAAAGTGTCAGAATAAGACCGATCTTGATCTTCTCCTGCGCAGCCGCGGGCCCAGCCACGCCGGTACAGACGGCAAGCGCGACACCTGCCCACAACGATGCAATTTTCATATTCCCTCCTGTTTTGACTCTCGTAATTGAAACGACGTCCTTAGATCATTTGACGAACGGCACTTCGTGCTCACCAGCCAGCCGCTCGACCTCGGCCGGATCTGTCAGGCCGGAAATTTTGCCGAAATAGTCGTAGAGCATGCGCGTGGGTGACACCCAGAACACGCATTTCACGGTCTTTCCCGAGCGGTTATGGATGCTGTGGGGAATGCCCTTGGGTAAGGAAACAAGGTCGCCGGGCCCGCCTTTGGCCTCGTCAGCACCGATGACGAATTCAAGATTTCCTTCAATCAGATAGATGAACTCGTCTTGCGTGTCGTGAATGTGCCGCGGCACGAAGCTGTCCGGCGGCAGCGTGGCGTGCCAGGTGAAAGACGACTCCGTCACCTGCTTGGGCACATAAGTTTGGCCCAGGATATTCCACGACTTGCCTTCGATACCTTCGTTCGCTGGCCGCACACCGGACGTGATCTTCATGTCAATATTCCTGCGTTGATCAATTGGTGTATTCGCGAATGCGCTGGATGGTCCGGGCAAACAACGGACTTTCCGACTTCTCAAGCTCAAGGATGATGTCGAAGTGGTGGAAGCCCGGCATCGCGATTTCTTCGCCGCCGAAACCCCTCGCCTTCCAGGCGTCGACGTAATCGCGGGTCTGTCGCTTGAACTCCGACGATTCCAGACCGCCGCACGTGCCGATCAGATGCGCCGTGCTGCGCGCCGGTAAATGTTCGAGCGGGCTGTTGCGACTGGCTGACGCGTGATCGAGCGACAGCGGCTCGTTGACGAAATTATGCACGAGCGGATGCAGATCATGGAGGCCGCTCACGCTCAGCGCGGCGCCGAAGACACCCTCGGGCAAACCAAACGACTGCCGCCAGCCATCGGCGAGCAGCATGCCGACGAGCTGACCGCCGGCCGAATGACCGCCGATATGAATCCGTCTTCCATCAAACCCGTAGGCTGCGGCGTTGGTGTAGAGCCAGGCGATGCTGGCGCGGACTTGCCTGACGATTTCATCCAGAGAGACCGCCGGCGCCAGCGTGTAATCGATGCTCGCCACGCTGACCCCGGCCTTCAGGAAGGCCGGCGCGACGAAGGCGTTCTCGGTCTTGTTCGAAGAGCGCCAATAGCCGCCGTGGATCCAAACGAATAGCGGACCACCCTTGGCCGCAGGGTAAAGGTCCAGCGTCTCGCCCGACGTGGGGTCGTAGACGATATCGGGGATGCGCTCGATTGTACCCAAAACGCGCGCGCTCTCGCGTTGGTAGATGGCCGCCTTGTCGAAGCCGGCGGAGAGCAACCGGGCGTCGTATTCCCGGTCCAAGAACTCGCGATCGGCATCCGAATAAATGCGCACAGCTTTGCCACCAGAATATCGGCAGCCACACCGGTCCGCCTTTCTTTAGCAAACTCCATGGGTCATCTCGTTGTCAATCATATTTTCGACGATTTGATATGTTTGCGAGAATTCGGCTGATTGCTATTTGAGCGGGACATTGCCTATATAAAGAGCTGCGGCGACATGCCTTTTGGGGATTATGAAATGAAACGCGCGACGTCCAAGTCAGCGGTCTCACAACTCCGCGCCCCCGCGGAGGCCGCCCCGGCTGTCGCCCGAAGCGGAACCTTGACCGACGAAGCGTATCGCCGGCTCCGGACCGACATTATTGGCGGCACCTTCAAACCCGGCAGCCCGCTTCGTCTCGAGGCGCTCAAAGACCGTTACGGCTTGAGCTTCTCGCCGCTTCGAGAAGCACTCAACCGTCTGCACGCCGAGCGGCTGGTTGTTTCCTCGGCGCTGCGGGGCTTCCGTGTGTCCGAATTTTCCTTGGCAGAGATGCGCGATGCGATCGAAACCCGTGTTCTCATCGACGTCGAAGGTCTCCGCCGCTCAATCGCCCGCGGCGACGACGACTGGGAAGCCGCGGTTGTCGCGGCTTTCCACGCCCTGTCTCGTTGCGCGGCACGCCTCGCCCAACTCAAACGAGAGCGAACAGTTGAAGAAGACGAAGAGCTTGAAGGACGTCACCGGGATTTTCACTTGTCGCTGGTCTCGCAATGCGGCTCTCGATGGCTCATTGATTTCTCACTGCAGCTTTATGCTCAAACCGAACGTTATCGTCGGCCGATGATGCAAAGCCAGAGCACGACACTCCCCACACGCGACATCGAAGCCGAACATCGCGCGATCATGGAAGCGGCAATCGCCCGGAATGCCAACAGTGCCGCGTTCTTGCTGGAGCAGCATTTCCGCAGAACAGGCACGATGATCGAAGAGCATCTCGGCAAGAGCGGTTACATTGAAGAGCCGGTTCGCTCCGCCGCTGGCTAGACTCGCCTGCCCGACCTCCTCGTTCGTCAGACATCCAGCACGAGTGCGGCTGTCTGCGAGCGCGAACAACAGACCGCGATCCGATCGTTGTTCGCCTTTTCGGCCGCTGTCTGTACCATGTCCCGGTGATCGGGCCGCCCTTCCAGAACCCGCGTGAGGCAGCTGCCGCAGACACCGTTGCGGCATGACGTTTCAATCTTGACGCCGGCACGGCCCAGAGCCTGAAGGATGGTCTCGTCCGCCGCCACTTCGACGGACTTGCCCGAGCGTTTGGCGACTACGGTGAACGGATCGCCATTCACATCGATTTCGGCGCCGAAGTGTTCTTGGTGGATCTGACCGGCTGCCAAGCCGGCCGCCGATGCCGCCATTTGAACGTGTTCCATATAGCCGCGCGGTCCGCATATATAAATATGGGTTTCCGCCGGCGCTGTGGCCAAGACCGCCGCGACATTGAGCATTTGCGCCGACGGCCCATCGTCGAAATGAAGCTTGATCTTGTCGCGGAATGGCGCGGCCTCAAGCTCATTCGCCCAGGCCAGCTTGGCACGGCTGCGTACCGAAACGTGCCATTCGAAGCTGCCGCCCCGCTCATGAAGATGCCATGCCATCGCGTAATGCGGCGTGAGGCCAATGCCGCCGGACAACAGCACGTGATGCGCGGCGCTTTCCGCCAGCGGAAAATGATTGCGCGGCTTCGAGATCAGAACCGGAGTGCCCGATTTGATCCATCTGTGAACAGCCTCGGACCCACCCTTCGAGTTCGGATCACGTTGCACGGCGATCTGATAGCGCCCCTTCTCCGCTCGCCCGGTGAGGGAGTACTGACGGGTCAATCCATCAGTCACGTGCAAATCGACGTGCGCGCCCGGAGTCCAGCCCGGAAACTGAACACCGTCACGGGGTTCGATCAGCAGGCTGATAATGCCGTCGGCGATCTCGTCGCGCGTGGCGACAATGCCGGCCAGCGTATTCGGTTCGGCCACCGCCACATCATTCGATGCCGCCTTGGATTTAACAAGCGATGCGAAATCCGGCACTGGAATGAAGCGGGCGTCCAGAGACGCCAGGCCGTAAATCGTATTGTTCAGCGCGATGGTCGGCTTGCCGACCTCGATCGCCTTGACGCGAGGAATCATGGCTTCAATCAGCGCGATCATCTCCATCTGCGCCAGATGCATGCCGACGCACATGTGGATGCCGCTGCCGAAGCCCAGATGCTGGCGCGGATTACGGGTGATGTCGAACTTGTCCGGATTGGGATAAACACGCTCGTCACGGTTCGCCGATGCGTACAGCATCATGACGCGCGCGTTCTCGGGGATGGTGACATCGTCGATTTGAACCGCCCGCGATGTGTGGCGGACGAAGCTCCGCACCGGCGAGCCCATGCGCACCGCTTCGTTCACGGCGTTGCGTGCCAGCTCAGGCTTGTCGCGCAACAGGGCCCATTGATCGGGATTGGTACCCAATTGATAGATCAACTGTCCCGTCGCAGAGATCGTGGTGTCGAGACTGGGATTGAGGTAGTCGCGCATGGCGACAGGCGCGAGATCCGCCGCCAGCAGACCCTGTTCGACAAGATCGAACAGTCTCCGGGTCCAGCTGCCCGGCTTGAGGTTCTCGGGATTTGACTGGCTTTGTGCAAACTTGCGCTGTTCGAGGAAAACGTCCACTGCGGCCTTGCCGCGCGCGTTCTGAGCACCGAGAAGGTCAAAGGTTGCGGCAGCCCACCGGAGCATGTTCTCGCGGCCCGAATCCGGCAGACCGACAAGGTCGCGGACAATGGTCAGAGGCAGGAAGGTCGACAAATCCTTTACCGCGTCAAACTGACCGCTGGCGATCAGGCGCTCGATCAAGCCTTCGGCCGTCGCATCCAGGAGACCGCGAATTTTCGTCAAGGCGCCGGGCAAAAGCGGCGCGGAGGTCGCAGCGCGAATGGCGCTATGTCGCTCGCCGTCCGACCCTGCAGAATTCCCGCGTGTCAGTTCATTCGCTTTGGGATCGGCGGCAACCCCCTTCCCGCTGATGAACGTGTCGTGATCGCGAAGCGCCTTACCGACCTCGTTGTGACGGGTCAGCGCGAAGTTGTCGTGCTGAGGCAGCCAAACCACCGGCCCGAGCTCACGCATCGTCGCGTAATGCGGCCACGGGTTCTGGATAAATTCATCCGAGTAGAAATCGACGTCATAGCTGGGGGCCATTTTCATCGGCGTCTCGGTCTGCGCTGCGCCCGCAAGAGTGAAAGGGTGCGGAAGGTTTTCGACGATTTCGATTTTTGTCGATAGTATGATAACTGTCAATTCCTGAGCGGAAAATTACTACCGATATTGCCTTCCTCTTAGAAAATCAGGGTTTTTTCGTCAAAAACCTCATCAAGCCAGCTTTCCTCTGGCGGACAAGCACCTTATAATCGTAAGTAGACATACAATTGAGGTTGGGGATGACCGAGCAGCTACCGGCTGATCAGGTTTCAACGCACCGCATTCACGAAATGCCGGGCCACCTCATTCGCCGGCTCCATCAGATCGCCGTTGGCTTGTTTTCGCAGGCAACCAAGTCCTGTGCCCTGACGCCGGTGCAGTATGCCGTCCTGGCCGTCCTGCAAAACAACCCCGGCATCTCGCAACGCGCCCTGGCCGACCTTGTCGCACTGGACCGGTCCACCATCGGCGAGGTCATCCTCCGGCTTGAGGAAAAAGGCTGCGTGGCAAGAGAGGCCAGCCCGACGGACAAGAGGATACGTTGCCTCACGTTGACCGAAACCGGCGTCTCTCTCTTGCAGGCGATGGACGCGCTGATGCCGCAATCCCAGATCGACGTGCTCGCCCCGCTTTCGGAGGGCGAGCAGGCGATATTCATGTATCTGTTGAAAAAACTCGTCCGGCTTAACAACGACGCCAGTCCCTCGCCGTTACGACTTAAGGCCCCGTAAGCGCGGCGTTCGCCGCACCGGCGCCGCGCGCGGCGATGCTTTAGCCCTAGACGGCGACGATGGGGTTACGCAGGAGTCCGATCTTGTCCACACAGGCCTCGACCACATCGCCAGGCCACATCCATTCCTGCGGCACCCGTCCGGCGCCGACGCCTGCAGGCGTACCCGAGGCAATGATGTCGCCCGGCTCCAGCGTCATGGCCGCCGAAATATCCGCGATCAGCGTCGGGATGTTGAAGAGCAAATGACGCGTGTTGGAGCGCTGCTTCTCGACACCATTCACGCGAAGCCATAGATCGAGATCGTGCGGATCGGGAATTTCATCGGCGGTTACGATGCAAGGCCCAAACGGCGCGAACGTGTCCTGTCCCTTGGAGTAAATCCACTGGCCCGCGCGCCGGTTGTCGCGCGCGCTGATGTCGTTCATCACGCTGTAGCCGAAGACATAGTTGAGAGCCCGGTCTACGGGAACGCGCTTGGCGGTGCGTCCGATGATGACCGCAAGTTCGACCTCCCAGTCGAGCTGTTGCGTGATGTTCTTGTTGTGCTCGATCGCGTCGCCGGGCCCAATGACCGCGGTCGGCGGCTTCGAGAAAATGACCGGCTGTTTCGGTAGATCCTTCGAAGTATCCAGCGTACGGCTGGATTCCTCGACGTGCTCTACGTAGTTGAGTCCGATGCCGAAGATATTCTTGCGGGGACGCGGAATCGGCGCCAGCAACTTGACGTCGTCGAGTGCCCGGGCGGTACCCGTCGGCCAGCGCGAACGCTTGGCCTCGAGCAGTTCCTTCAGCACCTCGATGCCGGGAGAGGAAAGATCAATGAAATCGAGCATGGAGTTTGGCAACTCCACGCCACATGACGCGCCGAGACGCGCCACATCGACGACCATCTGATCCTCGATGACGCCGAGCTGCGCCGCGTCTTCGACAGAAGCACGATACGTGACCAAACGCATTTGGATGACCTTTATTGAGAAAGAGCCGCACCTGGCCTGAAGTCAGGGATATTCATGCAATGTTTATTGTCACGGACGCCGTTACGACGCCGTCGTCGGTTGCTGAACCTCATTGGCCCTGTCGCGCACAGCTGCCGCGCCAGCGCGGCTTCGCACAATGGCTTCACGCTTGGCACGAGGAAGCACTGCGTCGACGTCGCTGAAGCCGTTCGGCGCCAGGGCCTCTACGGCGTCAATGACGCCCTCCGGACCCCCGAGGCGGTTGTTGAGTACAATCTCGGATGTCGGCGGGCGGCGCATGGCGTCGTAGGCCTGCAACGCTTCGACCGGCGACCGTGCCGACGCCAGGCAATCTGCAAGCGCCCGCGCATCGAGAATGGCCTGCGAAGCACCATTCGAACCGACCGGATA of the Undibacter mobilis genome contains:
- a CDS encoding MarR family winged helix-turn-helix transcriptional regulator; translated protein: MTEQLPADQVSTHRIHEMPGHLIRRLHQIAVGLFSQATKSCALTPVQYAVLAVLQNNPGISQRALADLVALDRSTIGEVILRLEEKGCVAREASPTDKRIRCLTLTETGVSLLQAMDALMPQSQIDVLAPLSEGEQAIFMYLLKKLVRLNNDASPSPLRLKAP
- a CDS encoding GntR family transcriptional regulator; the protein is MTDEAYRRLRTDIIGGTFKPGSPLRLEALKDRYGLSFSPLREALNRLHAERLVVSSALRGFRVSEFSLAEMRDAIETRVLIDVEGLRRSIARGDDDWEAAVVAAFHALSRCAARLAQLKRERTVEEDEELEGRHRDFHLSLVSQCGSRWLIDFSLQLYAQTERYRRPMMQSQSTTLPTRDIEAEHRAIMEAAIARNANSAAFLLEQHFRRTGTMIEEHLGKSGYIEEPVRSAAG
- a CDS encoding alpha/beta hydrolase, producing the protein MRIYSDADREFLDREYDARLLSAGFDKAAIYQRESARVLGTIERIPDIVYDPTSGETLDLYPAAKGGPLFVWIHGGYWRSSNKTENAFVAPAFLKAGVSVASIDYTLAPAVSLDEIVRQVRASIAWLYTNAAAYGFDGRRIHIGGHSAGGQLVGMLLADGWRQSFGLPEGVFGAALSVSGLHDLHPLVHNFVNEPLSLDHASASRNSPLEHLPARSTAHLIGTCGGLESSEFKRQTRDYVDAWKARGFGGEEIAMPGFHHFDIILELEKSESPLFARTIQRIREYTN
- a CDS encoding fumarylacetoacetate hydrolase family protein; the protein is MRLVTYRASVEDAAQLGVIEDQMVVDVARLGASCGVELPNSMLDFIDLSSPGIEVLKELLEAKRSRWPTGTARALDDVKLLAPIPRPRKNIFGIGLNYVEHVEESSRTLDTSKDLPKQPVIFSKPPTAVIGPGDAIEHNKNITQQLDWEVELAVIIGRTAKRVPVDRALNYVFGYSVMNDISARDNRRAGQWIYSKGQDTFAPFGPCIVTADEIPDPHDLDLWLRVNGVEKQRSNTRHLLFNIPTLIADISAAMTLEPGDIIASGTPAGVGAGRVPQEWMWPGDVVEACVDKIGLLRNPIVAV
- a CDS encoding cytochrome P450/oxidoreductase; translated protein: MKMAPSYDVDFYSDEFIQNPWPHYATMRELGPVVWLPQHDNFALTRHNEVGKALRDHDTFISGKGVAADPKANELTRGNSAGSDGERHSAIRAATSAPLLPGALTKIRGLLDATAEGLIERLIASGQFDAVKDLSTFLPLTIVRDLVGLPDSGRENMLRWAAATFDLLGAQNARGKAAVDVFLEQRKFAQSQSNPENLKPGSWTRRLFDLVEQGLLAADLAPVAMRDYLNPSLDTTISATGQLIYQLGTNPDQWALLRDKPELARNAVNEAVRMGSPVRSFVRHTSRAVQIDDVTIPENARVMMLYASANRDERVYPNPDKFDITRNPRQHLGFGSGIHMCVGMHLAQMEMIALIEAMIPRVKAIEVGKPTIALNNTIYGLASLDARFIPVPDFASLVKSKAASNDVAVAEPNTLAGIVATRDEIADGIISLLIEPRDGVQFPGWTPGAHVDLHVTDGLTRQYSLTGRAEKGRYQIAVQRDPNSKGGSEAVHRWIKSGTPVLISKPRNHFPLAESAAHHVLLSGGIGLTPHYAMAWHLHERGGSFEWHVSVRSRAKLAWANELEAAPFRDKIKLHFDDGPSAQMLNVAAVLATAPAETHIYICGPRGYMEHVQMAASAAGLAAGQIHQEHFGAEIDVNGDPFTVVAKRSGKSVEVAADETILQALGRAGVKIETSCRNGVCGSCLTRVLEGRPDHRDMVQTAAEKANNDRIAVCCSRSQTAALVLDV